AGAAGGCACAACATGTCTTTGAGCGCGACCTGGGCATCAATGCCTGGATGGTCGGGCTCAGCGCAACGGTATTCGTGATCATCGGGCTGTTTTACGCCACCAAGCTCGCGCTGCATCGCAAAGCGGTGCTGGCCGAGCTGCGCCATCCGGTCAAGCTGAATTTCTTTCCGACCATTTCAATCAGCCTCCTCCTGCTCGCCATTGCCTTTCTCGCCATCAATCCCGCCGTCAGTCGGCCACTGTGGATAGCAGGCACCTCACTGCACTTGCTATTCACGCTCTATGTGGTCAGCGTCTGGATGCATCATGAGCATTTTGAAGTGCATCACATGAATCCGGCCTGGTTCATTCCGGCTGTCGGCAATGTGCTGGTGCCGGTTGCAGGCGTGCCGCTTGGGTATAGCGATATCAGCTGGTTCTTCTTCAGCACCGGCATGGTGTTCTGGGGCATGCTGATGACCATCGTGTTTTATCGCATCCTGTTTCATAACCCGATCGACGACCGGCTGATGCCTACACTCTTCATTCTCATCGCGCCACCCGCGGTCGGCTTCATTGCCTACACAAGATTGCTTGGGGATATTGACACCATCGCGCGACTGCTCTATTTCAGCGGGCTGTTCTTGACCCTGCTGCTGTTCACCCAAGTCGCCCGCTTCGCCAAACTGGAGTTTTTTCTCTCCTGGTGGGCCTACTCATTCCCATTGGCCGCTATCTGCATCGCTAGCCTGGTGTTCTTTGAGATGACCGGCAAGGCTGCTTTCGGATACCTGGGCGCGGGTCTGTTAGTGATCGTTACCGCCGTGGTCAGCTTTCTCGTCATTCGCACCATCATCGCCATCGGCAAGCACAATATTTGTCTTCCCGGACATTGACCACCCGCTTGGATACATTGCGCGATGACAGCGCGCAATGTATCGCCGCCCAAGGTCGCACCTAGGATTGCCCCCAGAATTACCAACAACTCACCCTATTTGGAGACATCGCAATGAAGCAAACCCTGCTGCAGGAAAAATACCCGGTCTACACCCTGGAGACCCCAAAGAACGAAACGCGCTATACCAGCGTCGATGAGATCATTGACTACCTCAAAGGCTGCGTCGATGAGCATCCGAAAGCGCGCTTTATCTCGATTTTCGACCACTACCAACACACGAGCGACATGCCAGGCGGC
Above is a genomic segment from Thiorhodovibrio litoralis containing:
- a CDS encoding SLAC1 anion channel family protein — encoded protein: MTAIAVSASTSHQTTGHSGSPRLPFMPISFFAIVMGMTGLTIAWEKAQHVFERDLGINAWMVGLSATVFVIIGLFYATKLALHRKAVLAELRHPVKLNFFPTISISLLLLAIAFLAINPAVSRPLWIAGTSLHLLFTLYVVSVWMHHEHFEVHHMNPAWFIPAVGNVLVPVAGVPLGYSDISWFFFSTGMVFWGMLMTIVFYRILFHNPIDDRLMPTLFILIAPPAVGFIAYTRLLGDIDTIARLLYFSGLFLTLLLFTQVARFAKLEFFLSWWAYSFPLAAICIASLVFFEMTGKAAFGYLGAGLLVIVTAVVSFLVIRTIIAIGKHNICLPGH